The Candidatus Desulfarcum epimagneticum DNA segment AGAGGAAGCTCGATTAAAAAGGTCGTGCCCCCGGGGCCCGTGTGTTTCACTGAAATGCCGCCTTCGTTTTTTTCGATGATGCCATACACCACGCTCAAACCCAGACCGGAGCCCTTGCCCATTTCCTTGGTGGTGAAAAACGGCTCAAAAATTTTATGGATGTCGTCCTCGGGTATCCCGGGGCCGGTGTCCGAGACCTCGATAAAGACCCTTTTTTCCTCCCGGTCCGGAAAGGTGGACAGCTCAAGGGTCCCGACGCCCTCCATGGCGTCCATGGCGTTGATCACCAGGTTGATCATCACCTGGCTCATCTGGTTTTGATCCACGCTGACCAGCATGGGAGCGGGCCACATGTTTTTTTTCACGCGAATGTTCTGCATGAAGTGGATGTCCCGTATCAGGTAAAGGCTTTGCTCCACCAGATCGTTGACCCGGATCAGCTCCCTGGATATCCGGGTCTGGCGGCTGTAAACCAGAAGATCCTTGACGATTTTTTTGCACCGGTCCACATCCTCGATGACGCGCCTGAGATTTTCCTTTTCATCGTCGGGCACGTCCTCATTTTCCATCGCCATGCCGGCGTAAAACAGGATGCTGGTCAACGGGTTGTTGATCTCATGGGCCACCCCGGCCGCCAGCCGGCCGATGGAGGCCAGTTTTTCCGACTGCGCCAGGTTCCTGCGGGTGATCCGAAGCTGCCTTTCCATTTCGATCTTGTCCCGGCAGTCGGTGTAGATGCCCATGGAGCCGATCTCCTTTTCCCCCTCGTACAGGATGGAGGCCGCGATCTCCCCGGGAATGGTCTCG contains these protein-coding regions:
- a CDS encoding PAS domain-containing sensor histidine kinase, which gives rise to MTKPIPDGSRALMGAGKPCEDVPDGKDWGHMIFESLSFPTVILNPGFKIVAANAKFFKQFGREKGIEGQTCFECFSNDSPFCAGDDCPLSDIFTSGKETSILVRVSGRDGDVWEERVFSPIFNERGEVSYVRESFRDATDIHSLRERFQEMRSLMSKVIQSSSAGIVVGDIRGNILLMNKAAETLFGFSLKECSEKCTVRDFYPPGVAEKIMKMLRSDDYGGKGKLLNTEIEIVNSKGETIPGEIAASILYEGEKEIGSMGIYTDCRDKIEMERQLRITRRNLAQSEKLASIGRLAAGVAHEINNPLTSILFYAGMAMENEDVPDDEKENLRRVIEDVDRCKKIVKDLLVYSRQTRISRELIRVNDLVEQSLYLIRDIHFMQNIRVKKNMWPAPMLVSVDQNQMSQVMINLVINAMDAMEGVGTLELSTFPDREEKRVFIEVSDTGPGIPEDDIHKIFEPFFTTKEMGKGSGLGLSVVYGIIEKNEGGISVKHTGPGGTTFLIELPLRSPGDEGAPGL